The genomic stretch AACAGGCTGCGTAAACCTCTTCCCATTTTGAATTGACGATACAAATAAAAAGGCCGGAACATCGATGCTCCGGCCTTTTTTCGTGCACGGTTACTTGTGCTTTCCTTCCTTGTCTCGCTCGAGATACACCACTTCGGCTCCCAGTTCGGAAGCGATCTGATCGAGTTCGCACTTGCGAATACGCTTGGCGTACAGCTTGAGGTCGCCGCCATAAACGCCGACAACGCGGAAACGAGGCAGCTTCTGGCCTTCAGAAGCACGGGTTCTTTCTCTGACAAATATTTTCATGTCTTCCTCCTTGTAGGGGTGCGCATGGGCCTTGTTTGATCTGATAAAAACATATATCCTCAAAGAACATATAGTCAACAAGGAACTAGTTATAATGTCCAAAAAAGTGGGCGGCGGTAAGCCGCAACGATACATACAGCCATCGCTTTTGATGGCGCTAACTGCCGGTCCTTCCTATGGATACCAGCTCATTCAGACCATTGGTGAATACGGTTTTTTGCGGGGCGATGCCCCTCCCGGGATGATCTACAGGCACCTCCGTCAAATGGATGAAGAGGGGCTGGTGGAATCGAAGTGGGATTCTGAAGGCGATGGACCGGCCAAGCGCGTCTATGCCATCACTCCAGAGGGCGCGGAAGTACTGGAAGCCTGGGTGCTCCACATGGAGCGGCAACGCGATGTGCTGGACGATTTTATCAGGAAGTATAAGGGCGCGTAGTTGTGGCGTCGACCTTCATGCCGGGCTGCAGCTTCTTGTCTTTTTTGCGCTTGGTATGAGCCGGTTCCCATACGGATTGTTCGAGCATCTTGACCTGCAGTACTGGCTGCCCACCCCATAAGGACGGTCTGATCCAGTCACCTTTGACGATGCGGTCGGACGGAAGCGGAACCAGCGGGTCTCTGTCAACGGAAACGACACGGATGCCGGTTTCTTCCAGGTCGGCAACGCGCAGATCACGGCCAAGGCTCCGAAGGCGTTTGAACTCGATGAACCGGCCGCACCATCCATACTTGGTCAGCCCCACAGCCGCTGCAGCACCGATGATTCCGTCATTGGTGCCGCCCAATCCTTCAAGAAAAATGGAACTGGTCGCTGTGATGGCGTCCTGCTGTGTCTTGGTCATGCCGGTCACGGCCTGGCCGTATTCAATCATGCCACTGGTGATTTGTGATTCTTCTGCAACGCAGAGGCCCGGATCGCTGCCTAGAGCACAGTGAGCAAGGATGTGTTCCCGTGCATGATCTTTCAGCCATGCAAGAGTGGAGTCGTCGGCAATCTCAACAATGGCACATGCCGAACTATTGTTGGATGTGAACGGGATATCCGAGAAACGCGGCAACTGATGACGCACCACACCGATGGGGGTGCATGTTTGCGGCAGGCCGTACATGAACTCCCGTACCAGTCTGCCTGTGCCCATGGGAGCGTCTTTGTCGTCGGTGTCGTCAAATCCGATATATGTGCGCACGCGAATCTCCTGTGCTGATTATTTCCTGCACAATCCGCGCTTACTGCATGAAAGGCAATTGCCCGTCACTTGCTGATGAAACCGCACCTGCCGTGGCAGTGCTTATGCCAGTACCAAGCGGTACAGCACACGTTCATAGCAGTGCGTTACTGCGTGGGCGGGCTTGTGGGCCATACCCATGGAGCGCAACCGGCAATAGACATGCAACGGATTTAAGGTGTGTTGAAGATGGGATCGTAAACTCATGACAACCTTCCCTGGTTACCTTTCTTATCGTCAGATGTTGTCCTGAGCGTTAGGGCGTATCCGTATTACGGATGACCAGAAGAGCCAGCAGCAGAATGGCAACGGCACAGAGCAGGCCGGTGATGAAGATCGCCTGCATGCCGAAAAGACCATAGATGCCGCCCATGAAAATCGGGGCCAGTGTCTGCGCCAGTCGCAGCAGGAAACCGTTGGCTGCCATGAACGCCCCGCGTTGTTCCATGGGGGCGAGGGAGGATATCATTGTCATGACCGTCGGGATGTTCAGCCCCTGAGCCAGACCAAAGCAGATGACAGGTGGAATCACATGCCAGATGCCGGGGGCCATGGGCATGAGCACCATGGAAAATCCGTACAGGATGGCGGCCGCAATCAGCAGTGGTCGCTGGCCGAAGGAGCTTGAAAGGCGGCCCAACTGAAAGGAGGCAAGCCCGGAGAAGCCCGAGGAAATGAGGAAAACCAGACCGATGGAAGCCGGGTTCGCATCGAAGCGCGTATCGAGCAGGATAGGCAGATAGGTGACAATGGGACCATACAGGATGATGAAGGTCACCAGTGTCGTGGCGAACAGGCTGAGTGCCTGTTTCGTCTTCATCCGGGTCAAGGCTTCGCTGAAATATTCTTTGAGACTACTGTTATTGCTTGGTTCCGGGCTGTCGAGCCGCGTGGAAATGGCCAGCCCGAGGGGGATTGCCAGCAATGGTAGGAGAAATGGCCACTTCCAGCCGATCAAGGCAAGTACGCCACCGACGGCAGGAAACGCTGCCGTACCGATGGACAGAACGCTGGCGTTGTAGCCCATGGCCTGCCCGCGCTCTTTGCCCTCGTACAGATCGCCGATGATGGTTGCGTAGATGACGCCCAGTGGTCCTGCGCCCACGCCTTGCAAAAATCGCAGAACCAGAAGTTGCTCGAATGACTGGGCAAAAAAACAGGCAAAGCCGAACCCGCCGAAGACGAACAGGGAAGGTACGAGGATGACCTTGCGGCCGATGCGGTCAGCCAGTACCCCGACCAGCGGCGACAAGAGGACGCCTGGCAGGGTGAAAATGGAGATGACCAGTCCGATCTGTACAGGCGTTATGTCCAGCTCCTGCATGATGTCGGGCAGGGCCGGGATGATGGACGAAACCCCGAGGATTGCCATCAGCGTGACGCCGAAGATCAGTTGGAGATTCGTATCGAGATAGACGCGTCGCAAATTGTATCCGTTAGATGGCAGCGTCAAGAAGCATGTTGTCGCGGTGAACAGCTTCGTCCGGAATGTCGGCGCCGAAGATCAGTTCAATTTCATCGGTCCGTTTGCCTTTCATCTGTTCCAATTCGCTCGAAGAGAAGTTGGACATGCCAACGCCCAGTTCATCGCCGTCCAGCGTCTTGATGAAAACCAAAGCTTCGCGGTCAAAGCAGCCTCGAATGTCGCTGATGCCGATGGGCAGCAGTGATTTACCATTGGTCAGCAGTGCTCTGGCAGCCCCTTTGTCGATGAGTATCGAACCGCAAGGGTCGTCGTGATAGGCCAGCCAGAACTTCTTGCTCGAAACCGTCTTGCACTCGGGCAGAACCAGGGTCCCGCCACCGCAGGTGCCTTCCAGCGCAGCAACAAGATCAAATGGCCCTTTGCCGGAAACAATCAGGGTGGGCACACCCAACTGGGCTGCTCGTCGAGCGGCGCGGAGCTTGGAATACATGCCGCCGGTTCCCACGTTGGTCTTGCCGTCGCACATGGCTTCAATGTCCATGCAGGCGATGTTTTCGATGACGGGGATGGGCTTTGCGTCGGGATTGGTATCGGGATTGCGGTCATAAACGCCATCGGCACTGGTCAGGTTCACGAACAGGTCTGCACCGACCAGCCCGAGGCACATGGCACCGAGGGTATCGTTATCGCCGAACTCCAGCTCGCGGGTCGAGACAGTGTCGTTTTCATTGACGATGGGAATGGCTCCCCACTCAAGAAGGCGCTCCATGGTGTTGCGAGCGTTGAGAAACCGGCTCCTGCGCTTGAGCCCGCTTCGGGTGAGCAGAACCTGTGCAGTTGCCTTGTCGTACCGGGCGAATGCTTCGTCGTAGTCATGCATGAGGCGTCCCTGACCTATGGCAGAGGCGGCCTGGCGTGATGCCATGTCGTTGTATTCACGACTGCAGTTTTTCATGCGTTCGCAGATACGCTGCCGACCTGCAGCAACGGCACCGGATGAAACCAGCACGACTTCCATGTTCCGATTGCTCAAGATGGCGATCTGGGCGGCAAGCCGTTCAATGGCATGGGGATCTATACCTTCAGGAGTGGTCAGGACGGCACTGCCGACTTTGATGACCACACGCCGAACGTTTTCCAGCAGATTTTCGCGATTGATGTCGGTTCTCGTCATGGAGGGCACCGTACAGCATCCCCGTGCGGGGTGGCAAGAAATGACTTGGGGTCAAAACCCCATTGAAAATCGGAGGCCGGTGACTGCTAACGAGTGCTAGTCAGAGGTCT from Pseudodesulfovibrio profundus encodes the following:
- a CDS encoding PadR family transcriptional regulator, with translation MSKKVGGGKPQRYIQPSLLMALTAGPSYGYQLIQTIGEYGFLRGDAPPGMIYRHLRQMDEEGLVESKWDSEGDGPAKRVYAITPEGAEVLEAWVLHMERQRDVLDDFIRKYKGA
- a CDS encoding MFS transporter, producing the protein MRRVYLDTNLQLIFGVTLMAILGVSSIIPALPDIMQELDITPVQIGLVISIFTLPGVLLSPLVGVLADRIGRKVILVPSLFVFGGFGFACFFAQSFEQLLVLRFLQGVGAGPLGVIYATIIGDLYEGKERGQAMGYNASVLSIGTAAFPAVGGVLALIGWKWPFLLPLLAIPLGLAISTRLDSPEPSNNSSLKEYFSEALTRMKTKQALSLFATTLVTFIILYGPIVTYLPILLDTRFDANPASIGLVFLISSGFSGLASFQLGRLSSSFGQRPLLIAAAILYGFSMVLMPMAPGIWHVIPPVICFGLAQGLNIPTVMTMISSLAPMEQRGAFMAANGFLLRLAQTLAPIFMGGIYGLFGMQAIFITGLLCAVAILLLALLVIRNTDTP
- the proB gene encoding glutamate 5-kinase, encoding MTRTDINRENLLENVRRVVIKVGSAVLTTPEGIDPHAIERLAAQIAILSNRNMEVVLVSSGAVAAGRQRICERMKNCSREYNDMASRQAASAIGQGRLMHDYDEAFARYDKATAQVLLTRSGLKRRSRFLNARNTMERLLEWGAIPIVNENDTVSTRELEFGDNDTLGAMCLGLVGADLFVNLTSADGVYDRNPDTNPDAKPIPVIENIACMDIEAMCDGKTNVGTGGMYSKLRAARRAAQLGVPTLIVSGKGPFDLVAALEGTCGGGTLVLPECKTVSSKKFWLAYHDDPCGSILIDKGAARALLTNGKSLLPIGISDIRGCFDREALVFIKTLDGDELGVGMSNFSSSELEQMKGKRTDEIELIFGADIPDEAVHRDNMLLDAAI